A section of the Thermoflexus hugenholtzii JAD2 genome encodes:
- a CDS encoding sensor histidine kinase, producing MGHPYLTPDEWLSRLEQQVLSAFRELRELYEQERARREELERAYRRLKDLDELKTTFVARAGAELRQPLGLVIGFLEAALGQLPSSGMPDIAAMLEGALRGAYRLLEYIAPLTAFAELHRQPTAFVEPLPLGQLIHDLLRAEQPTLAERSTEIRLDLSEEAENTRVDGPYGAYILRTLLDFLFAARREGGPLEIRARIRESVLLVELVDPTLRLPAETLAWLNEGAAGISGPQPARPRVDPAVLGLAITRRAAQALGGDLFLQSEGDQGITLSVLLPARPLGVEDQIALLSQALERLPSSEPQRPSPRVPE from the coding sequence ATGGGGCACCCGTATCTCACACCGGATGAATGGCTCTCCCGGCTGGAGCAGCAGGTCCTCTCCGCCTTTCGAGAGCTCCGGGAGTTGTATGAGCAGGAGAGAGCCCGGCGGGAAGAGCTGGAGCGTGCCTACCGGCGGTTGAAGGATCTGGACGAGCTGAAGACAACCTTCGTGGCCCGCGCGGGCGCGGAGCTCCGCCAGCCCCTGGGGCTGGTGATCGGCTTCCTGGAAGCGGCCCTCGGCCAGCTTCCATCTTCAGGGATGCCGGACATCGCGGCGATGTTAGAGGGGGCCTTGCGAGGCGCTTATCGGCTGCTGGAATACATCGCTCCTCTCACCGCCTTTGCGGAGTTACACCGCCAGCCGACGGCTTTTGTGGAGCCTCTTCCGCTGGGCCAGCTGATCCATGATCTGCTCCGGGCGGAGCAGCCGACCCTCGCCGAGCGTTCGACGGAGATCCGTCTGGATCTGAGCGAGGAGGCGGAGAACACTCGCGTCGATGGACCTTATGGGGCTTACATCCTGCGCACCTTACTGGATTTCCTTTTCGCCGCTCGTCGAGAGGGAGGCCCTCTGGAGATCCGCGCCCGGATCCGGGAATCCGTCCTGCTGGTAGAACTGGTCGATCCCACTCTCCGCCTCCCGGCGGAGACGCTGGCCTGGCTGAACGAAGGGGCCGCCGGGATCTCCGGGCCACAACCCGCTCGCCCCCGGGTGGATCCCGCGGTGCTGGGCCTAGCGATCACCCGGAGGGCCGCTCAGGCCTTAGGCGGCGATCTCTTCCTCCAGAGCGAGGGGGACCAGGGGATCACCCTGAGCGTCCTGCTCCCGGCCCGCCCCCTGGGGGTGGAGGATCAAATCGCCCTGCTCAGCCAGGCCCTGGAACGCCTTCCCTCTTCCGAGCCCCAGCGGCCAAGCCCCAGGGTCCCCGAGTAG
- the speD gene encoding adenosylmethionine decarboxylase has product MAGEILTLGRSELARLLRAIVREGDPWQAAGTAGLPFPRVVEGVQQLLRHGLLAFDGQRLHLTDRGQALARELGVQVAPEIRCAACGGTGVDLGFFAEVTRRYAELAQGRPEPLAAYDQGYQTIDSVMRRVALMVAQGDVEGKDIIVLGDDDLASLALALTGLPRSVVVIEIDRRLCDFIEQAARRAGLNITVYCRSLTERLPTELLGRFDTFLTDPTETEHGLLLFLEKGFMCLRKGEGHAGYFGITRIESNIGKWHVWQRELLSRHAITFTHILPDFSLYANWEDPDEQPIPDLPPFARPARTPWYRSTFFRVETLPEFQPPEDYVIEGGRELYEDEDAIDQVWRSPDVDMAITASVMTPAPTPFPTQLTLGRHIIAEFWKCRNREPLRGLKQVLEHAVRRAGATLLNMKIHRFVPDGFSALVLLAESHISLHAWPEYAYVAVDVFTCGEADPEVIVEVLKDYLQPEESAQITLERGLGPLMVLPALRVETETPSLRSSALPMGV; this is encoded by the coding sequence ATGGCGGGGGAGATCCTGACCCTGGGGCGCTCGGAGCTGGCTCGCCTCCTGCGCGCCATCGTGCGGGAGGGGGATCCCTGGCAGGCCGCCGGCACCGCCGGGCTTCCCTTTCCACGAGTGGTGGAGGGCGTCCAGCAACTGCTCCGTCACGGACTCCTGGCCTTCGACGGGCAGCGCCTGCATCTAACGGACCGCGGCCAGGCCCTGGCCCGGGAGCTGGGCGTTCAGGTGGCCCCCGAGATCCGCTGCGCCGCCTGCGGGGGGACCGGGGTGGACCTGGGCTTCTTCGCGGAAGTGACCCGGCGCTACGCGGAGCTGGCCCAGGGCCGTCCGGAGCCTCTGGCGGCCTACGACCAGGGCTATCAGACCATCGACTCGGTGATGCGGCGGGTCGCCCTCATGGTCGCCCAGGGGGATGTGGAGGGCAAAGACATCATCGTGCTGGGCGATGACGACCTGGCCAGCCTGGCCCTGGCCCTGACCGGGTTACCCCGCTCGGTCGTGGTGATTGAGATCGACCGCCGCCTTTGCGACTTCATCGAACAGGCCGCCCGCCGGGCCGGCCTGAACATCACCGTCTACTGCCGCAGCCTCACCGAGCGCCTCCCCACCGAGCTGCTCGGCCGCTTCGACACTTTCCTCACCGACCCGACCGAGACCGAGCACGGCCTGCTGCTCTTCCTGGAGAAGGGCTTCATGTGCCTGCGGAAAGGGGAGGGGCATGCGGGCTACTTCGGCATCACCCGCATCGAGTCCAACATCGGCAAGTGGCACGTGTGGCAGCGGGAGCTCCTCAGCCGGCACGCCATCACCTTCACCCACATCCTGCCGGACTTCAGTCTCTATGCCAACTGGGAGGACCCGGACGAGCAGCCCATCCCGGATCTGCCGCCCTTCGCCCGCCCGGCACGGACGCCATGGTATCGCTCGACCTTCTTCCGGGTGGAGACGCTGCCGGAGTTCCAGCCGCCGGAGGACTACGTCATCGAGGGAGGGCGGGAGCTTTATGAGGACGAGGACGCCATCGATCAGGTGTGGCGCAGCCCGGATGTGGATATGGCCATCACTGCCTCGGTGATGACCCCCGCGCCCACCCCATTCCCCACCCAGCTCACCCTGGGCCGGCACATCATCGCCGAGTTCTGGAAATGCCGGAACCGGGAGCCCCTGCGCGGGCTGAAGCAGGTCCTGGAGCACGCAGTGCGTCGGGCCGGCGCCACCCTGCTGAACATGAAAATCCACCGCTTCGTCCCGGATGGGTTCTCCGCCTTGGTGCTGCTGGCGGAGTCCCACATCTCCCTCCACGCCTGGCCGGAATACGCCTACGTAGCCGTGGACGTGTTCACCTGCGGGGAGGCCGATCCGGAGGTGATCGTGGAGGTGCTCAAGGACTATCTGCAGCCCGAGGAGTCGGCCCAAATCACCCTGGAACGCGGCCTGGGCCCCCTGATGGTCCTCCCCGCTCTGCGAGTAGAGACGGAGACGCCTTCGCTCCGCTCCTCCGCCCTCCCGATGGGCGTCTGA
- a CDS encoding YncE family protein, with the protein MRVLWICMLIAGGLLLGIALIALQPTSPIGPVLASAPLSDPVVPVITAERFLRPGAGMFPGVLGVHPVSGEVWVCRNGGWMTLQGAELRSIQPGSCDIGFHAQTPRWFRAEGRSVVIMSGTTPVGQVTLPYTVTGIVLHPRTQLLYVTMQSVPYPPISTHLAVITGTTVLTIASTPSAGPLAPHPESGDVYVGVNSYGPNPEVWILSGTQRVGTFTMTGMLRWIEYHPYSRLTYVGSQGELKVLNGRTVLASLAVTGTFDFAPDPDSERAYLTHLSPDWITVLSRTEVITRVPFPQGDNPIAVIPRTGEIVAGAFFSQQIHVFSRDLTLLNVISMPVRPRQIFPHEDGWVYVVGWGDSLGGSLPSDLLVLSRTVPVAEYPNGFGLGSLARSPDGRLYVLDLFTGRFDVLSGTEVVTSTAFLPWSYPILLPQERRLEADPGTGWAYVALPWSVWLWIWQGEGWLTRSLPSGISVLRADPHHGVIFGGKDSYYVDEIYAITGTEIFSLPIEGGLAGPVRDLAVDPAHGYLYVGGIGQVAVLSLTTPVTTSPWLTTVIGMYPLRALAAHPGTGRAYVGSGLGPTGTLWILSGSTPVISIGVEGVPVALATDPGGPWVYVALSGTQRVAVLSGTDRVATVTLPFEPLRIWVSPRSGLAYVAGETQVAVLRGPQVWTQLTTGIYPRDMVFDPERGIAVLSHEGDNRLVWIEERALTRRLWLPLILRGR; encoded by the coding sequence ATGCGGGTCCTCTGGATATGCATGCTGATCGCCGGCGGCCTCCTCCTGGGGATCGCCCTCATCGCCCTGCAGCCCACTTCCCCTATCGGGCCTGTCCTCGCCAGCGCTCCCCTCTCTGATCCGGTGGTCCCCGTGATCACAGCTGAGCGCTTTCTGCGCCCGGGGGCAGGGATGTTTCCCGGCGTCCTGGGGGTTCATCCGGTCTCCGGGGAGGTGTGGGTCTGCCGCAATGGGGGCTGGATGACCCTTCAGGGGGCGGAGCTCCGGAGCATCCAGCCTGGCTCTTGCGACATAGGCTTCCACGCCCAGACCCCGCGCTGGTTCCGGGCGGAGGGGCGCTCGGTGGTGATCATGAGCGGGACGACGCCTGTGGGGCAGGTGACGCTCCCCTACACGGTGACCGGGATCGTCCTCCACCCCCGAACCCAGCTGCTTTATGTCACGATGCAAAGCGTTCCTTACCCACCGATCTCCACGCATTTGGCGGTGATCACCGGGACGACGGTCCTGACCATAGCGAGTACCCCAAGCGCCGGGCCCCTCGCTCCGCATCCGGAGAGCGGGGATGTTTACGTGGGCGTCAACAGTTACGGGCCTAACCCCGAAGTCTGGATCCTCAGCGGGACCCAGCGGGTGGGGACCTTTACGATGACCGGTATGCTTCGCTGGATCGAATATCATCCCTACAGCCGTCTCACCTATGTAGGTAGCCAGGGTGAGTTGAAGGTCCTGAACGGGCGGACGGTGCTTGCCTCCCTTGCCGTCACCGGGACCTTCGATTTCGCCCCTGATCCGGACAGCGAACGGGCCTATCTGACCCACCTGAGTCCGGACTGGATTACCGTCCTCTCCCGGACGGAGGTGATCACGCGCGTTCCCTTCCCCCAAGGCGACAATCCCATCGCAGTAATCCCGCGCACGGGGGAGATTGTGGCCGGGGCCTTTTTCTCGCAACAGATCCACGTGTTCTCCCGGGATCTCACCCTGCTGAACGTGATCTCCATGCCGGTGCGCCCCCGGCAGATCTTCCCCCACGAGGACGGCTGGGTGTATGTGGTCGGATGGGGAGACAGCCTTGGGGGGTCCCTGCCCTCCGACCTGCTGGTGCTCAGCCGGACGGTCCCTGTGGCGGAGTATCCGAACGGTTTCGGCCTGGGCTCCCTGGCGCGGTCCCCCGATGGCCGGCTTTACGTTCTGGATCTCTTCACAGGCCGTTTCGATGTGCTCTCAGGGACGGAGGTGGTGACTTCCACTGCGTTCTTGCCGTGGAGCTATCCGATCCTCCTGCCCCAGGAGCGGCGGCTGGAGGCTGATCCGGGGACCGGTTGGGCCTATGTGGCGCTCCCGTGGAGCGTGTGGCTCTGGATCTGGCAGGGGGAAGGCTGGCTCACACGTTCCCTCCCCTCCGGCATCAGTGTTCTGCGGGCGGACCCGCACCACGGGGTGATCTTCGGCGGCAAGGACTCTTATTATGTGGACGAGATTTACGCGATCACAGGCACTGAGATCTTCAGCCTGCCGATCGAAGGAGGGCTCGCAGGGCCAGTTCGGGATCTGGCGGTGGATCCCGCGCACGGTTATCTCTACGTGGGAGGAATCGGGCAGGTGGCCGTCCTCTCCCTCACGACGCCGGTGACCACCTCGCCGTGGCTGACGACGGTGATCGGGATGTATCCATTGCGGGCCCTGGCCGCCCACCCGGGCACTGGCCGGGCGTATGTGGGGTCCGGGCTCGGTCCCACCGGGACCCTCTGGATCCTCTCGGGTTCTACTCCGGTGATCTCCATCGGGGTGGAGGGGGTACCGGTGGCCCTGGCGACGGACCCCGGGGGGCCGTGGGTCTATGTGGCCCTGAGCGGCACCCAGCGGGTTGCGGTGCTGAGCGGGACAGACCGGGTGGCTACGGTCACGCTTCCTTTTGAGCCCCTTCGGATTTGGGTGAGCCCCCGCAGCGGGCTGGCCTATGTGGCCGGGGAGACGCAGGTCGCGGTTTTAAGGGGTCCGCAGGTGTGGACGCAGCTGACCACCGGGATCTATCCCCGAGACATGGTTTTCGATCCGGAGAGGGGGATCGCCGTCCTCAGCCATGAGGGGGACAACCGTCTGGTCTGGATCGAGGAGCGGGCCTTGACCCGCCGCCTCTGGCTTCCCCTTATCCTTCGGGGACGGTGA
- a CDS encoding methylglyoxal synthase → MPKRIAIIAHDGKKGELVEWARRERERLARHQLVATATTGRTLQEALGLEVACVRSGPQGGDAQIAAMVVEGRIDAVIFLVDPLYAHPHEPDIRTVMRLCNVHNVPLATNLATASMVLRGLEEE, encoded by the coding sequence ATGCCTAAGCGGATCGCGATCATCGCCCACGACGGCAAGAAAGGGGAGCTGGTCGAATGGGCCCGGCGGGAGCGGGAGCGCCTGGCCCGGCATCAGCTGGTGGCCACCGCCACCACCGGGCGCACCCTTCAGGAAGCCCTGGGGCTGGAGGTGGCCTGCGTCCGCTCCGGCCCCCAGGGCGGGGATGCCCAGATCGCCGCGATGGTGGTGGAAGGCCGGATCGACGCGGTGATCTTCCTGGTCGATCCCCTCTACGCCCATCCCCACGAGCCGGACATTCGCACGGTGATGCGCCTGTGCAACGTCCACAACGTCCCCCTGGCCACCAACCTGGCCACCGCCTCGATGGTGCTGCGCGGCCTGGAGGAGGAATGA
- a CDS encoding tetratricopeptide repeat protein codes for MTRRRRWILWLVLDLLALAALFGVDWQLRTGGRASTVAATPTPTLSAAHYARRAEAAYQGGDLRSAEEGYRLALALEPENPARYPPLIRLLAFTNRLEEAAAWLERGRRLAPEDPRLLGMAALILDWQGKIPEAIQAGEQAVARLPGEAAFHAYLAEAYADAHRPQAALAAAQKALSLAPDSPDAHRALGYVYETLGRYAEAMAAYREALRRDPLMVVTWLALGRNAMVLGQTAAALDAFQRAAALRPEDPRVLDELGWLYYNLGRLEEAEQTLRKAREQDPDDWRLLYHLGVTLYARRKYEEVVDTNHLPRGIVRLQAVLQAEGKTCAPETLPTEPRCARLVEMAYLLGLSHYYLGDCAAARPWLEQALAISPQEENARRGLRWCEGQSPTP; via the coding sequence ATGACCCGACGCCGGCGCTGGATCCTCTGGCTGGTCCTCGATCTCTTAGCGCTGGCCGCCCTGTTCGGAGTGGACTGGCAGCTGCGGACGGGAGGGCGCGCGTCCACCGTGGCTGCGACACCCACCCCGACCCTCTCCGCCGCGCACTACGCCCGTCGGGCGGAGGCCGCCTATCAGGGGGGAGATCTCCGGAGCGCGGAGGAAGGCTACCGCCTCGCCCTGGCCCTGGAGCCGGAGAACCCGGCGCGCTACCCCCCGCTGATCCGCCTCCTGGCCTTCACCAACCGCCTGGAGGAAGCCGCCGCCTGGCTGGAGCGAGGCCGCCGGCTGGCTCCGGAGGATCCGCGCCTTCTTGGGATGGCGGCGTTGATCCTGGACTGGCAGGGGAAGATCCCCGAGGCGATCCAGGCTGGGGAACAGGCCGTGGCCCGCCTGCCCGGCGAGGCCGCTTTCCACGCCTATCTGGCGGAAGCCTACGCCGACGCCCATCGCCCGCAGGCCGCCCTGGCCGCCGCCCAGAAAGCCCTGAGCCTGGCCCCGGATTCGCCGGACGCCCACCGGGCCCTGGGCTACGTCTACGAGACCCTGGGGCGCTATGCGGAGGCGATGGCGGCCTATCGAGAGGCCCTGCGTCGGGATCCGCTGATGGTGGTGACCTGGCTCGCCCTGGGGCGCAACGCCATGGTCCTCGGGCAGACCGCCGCCGCCCTGGACGCCTTCCAGCGGGCCGCCGCCCTGCGGCCGGAGGACCCACGGGTTCTGGACGAGCTGGGCTGGCTGTATTACAACCTGGGCCGGCTGGAGGAGGCGGAACAAACCTTGAGGAAGGCCCGGGAACAAGACCCGGACGACTGGCGGCTTCTGTATCACCTGGGGGTCACCCTCTACGCCCGGCGGAAGTATGAGGAGGTGGTGGACACAAACCATCTGCCGCGGGGGATCGTCCGGCTGCAGGCTGTCCTCCAGGCAGAGGGGAAAACCTGCGCCCCGGAGACGCTGCCGACAGAGCCGCGCTGCGCCCGCCTGGTGGAGATGGCCTACCTGCTGGGCCTCTCCCACTACTATCTGGGGGACTGCGCCGCCGCGCGCCCCTGGCTGGAGCAGGCCCTCGCCATCTCCCCTCAAGAGGAAAACGCTCGGCGTGGCCTCCGGTGGTGCGAGGGTCAATCACCCACACCTTGA
- a CDS encoding glycosyltransferase family protein, whose product MREHSPPRIISHSQAPGKRCCALGAPLGTLLIAFTFYLLGLPASFVHNDEAHGAIVLIYDLPGTLAAVARDSHPPLYYLVLWGWLRLVPHPFALKFASPFFALLALALTYRLVAEAAGRRAAAGAMLLMAFNPLFFALATLGRMYPMAIAAAALGFRQALRRRDGSWLLSAWALTLTHFYGLLFLPAQRLLIPGWRPRLRELGRMALALLPIAGWSLWALGPSMAHTVRTLSRIPVRPTPPEVLANLMGALGIGIGADGRLGMLGALAVALGILASWRARRLWAAMALPVGLGLLLTLRFPFYAARYFAPLLPLYAWALAAGGAARRRALWLLLLSLGLYGIGRTWAVYANAPIYAEAQRELYATLFETAHPTDRIAFHGYWNQAEMALFYPETRPRLLPLEAIPPAGSALPTRTWVVGVTFFQDLYRPVIEALAREGPFDIHTWYPMAEVFRFVPWEEPAPWRPAGVRFEQGIVLEAVAWLDPVTDPGGSIRVGLRWRAERIPEGRYVVFLHLWDEQGRYRAGVDREPDPSTSEWQPGQIVTQTLALAAPPFLPAGRYRLMVGLYERLDSGWRRLRTAEGAEAWQIGEAEIRPRLGNARVPGVPLPGGITVRPQGAWRTTIDGTPRWRVHLLWQTDRPLPDDTHRLWIRGPDGTMRPLDPPEGWFPGSRIAGEEAAEIWEWREPLPPGRYQVFWEGGGLFPLFAFRIPLEGYRWDYDWIFRNRLPW is encoded by the coding sequence ATGCGCGAACACTCACCGCCTCGGATCATAAGCCATAGCCAGGCCCCAGGGAAGCGATGTTGCGCCCTGGGGGCTCCGCTGGGGACCCTCCTGATCGCCTTCACCTTCTACCTGCTCGGGCTGCCTGCGTCCTTTGTCCACAACGATGAAGCCCATGGGGCCATTGTGCTGATCTACGATCTCCCGGGCACCCTGGCCGCCGTGGCCCGGGACAGCCATCCGCCGCTCTATTACCTCGTGCTCTGGGGGTGGCTCCGCTTGGTCCCGCATCCGTTCGCCCTCAAGTTCGCATCGCCGTTCTTCGCATTGCTGGCGCTGGCCCTCACCTACCGCCTGGTGGCGGAGGCCGCCGGGCGTCGGGCCGCCGCAGGGGCGATGCTCCTGATGGCCTTCAACCCGCTGTTCTTCGCCCTGGCCACCCTGGGCCGGATGTATCCGATGGCCATCGCCGCCGCCGCCCTGGGGTTCCGGCAGGCCCTCCGCCGGCGCGATGGCAGCTGGCTGCTCAGCGCCTGGGCCCTGACCCTCACCCACTTTTACGGCCTCCTTTTCCTCCCGGCCCAGCGCCTGCTGATCCCGGGATGGCGCCCCCGGCTCCGAGAGCTGGGCCGGATGGCCCTGGCCCTCCTCCCCATCGCCGGGTGGTCCCTCTGGGCCCTCGGCCCCTCCATGGCTCACACCGTCCGCACCCTGTCCCGCATCCCGGTTCGTCCCACCCCCCCGGAGGTCCTGGCCAACCTGATGGGCGCCCTGGGGATCGGGATCGGGGCGGACGGGCGGCTGGGGATGCTGGGGGCCCTTGCCGTCGCCCTGGGGATCCTGGCCTCATGGCGGGCCCGACGCCTCTGGGCCGCGATGGCGCTGCCCGTGGGCCTGGGGCTCCTCCTCACCCTGCGCTTCCCTTTCTACGCGGCCCGCTATTTCGCCCCCCTCCTCCCGCTTTACGCCTGGGCCCTGGCCGCCGGTGGGGCGGCGCGGCGGCGCGCGCTGTGGCTCCTGCTGCTGAGCCTGGGGCTCTACGGGATCGGACGGACATGGGCGGTTTACGCCAACGCACCGATCTACGCCGAGGCCCAGCGGGAGCTCTACGCCACCCTCTTCGAAACGGCCCATCCGACGGACCGGATCGCCTTCCACGGCTACTGGAACCAGGCGGAGATGGCCCTGTTCTACCCGGAGACCCGTCCGCGTCTGCTCCCGCTGGAGGCGATCCCTCCGGCGGGCTCTGCGCTTCCGACGCGCACCTGGGTGGTGGGCGTCACCTTCTTCCAGGACCTCTATCGGCCGGTCATCGAGGCCCTCGCTCGGGAGGGGCCCTTTGACATCCACACTTGGTATCCAATGGCGGAGGTCTTCCGTTTCGTCCCATGGGAGGAGCCCGCGCCGTGGCGGCCGGCCGGGGTTCGTTTCGAGCAGGGGATCGTCCTGGAAGCGGTGGCCTGGCTGGACCCGGTCACGGACCCGGGCGGGAGCATCCGGGTGGGGCTGCGCTGGCGAGCGGAGCGCATCCCTGAAGGGCGTTACGTGGTCTTCCTTCATCTATGGGATGAGCAGGGGCGCTACCGGGCCGGCGTCGATCGAGAGCCGGATCCCTCCACCTCCGAATGGCAGCCCGGGCAGATCGTCACCCAGACCCTGGCCCTCGCGGCCCCGCCGTTCCTGCCGGCCGGCCGCTATCGCCTGATGGTGGGGCTTTACGAGCGCCTGGACTCCGGCTGGCGGCGCCTGCGCACGGCGGAGGGCGCGGAGGCCTGGCAGATCGGGGAAGCGGAGATCCGCCCCCGCCTCGGGAACGCCCGCGTCCCCGGTGTTCCCCTGCCGGGCGGGATCACCGTCCGGCCGCAGGGGGCATGGCGGACGACCATCGATGGGACCCCACGGTGGCGGGTGCATCTCCTCTGGCAGACGGACCGCCCGCTCCCGGATGACACCCATCGCCTCTGGATCCGGGGTCCGGACGGAACGATGCGGCCCCTGGATCCCCCGGAGGGATGGTTTCCGGGATCGCGGATTGCCGGCGAGGAGGCCGCGGAGATCTGGGAATGGCGGGAGCCGCTCCCCCCGGGGCGTTATCAGGTTTTCTGGGAGGGTGGGGGTCTCTTCCCCCTCTTCGCCTTCCGGATCCCTCTGGAGGGCTACCGGTGGGATTACGACTGGATCTTCCGGAACCGTCTTCCCTGGTAG
- a CDS encoding phosphatase PAP2 family protein — MPDWIHWQIEGIVALQALQPPWALPLWRAITGLGEEQAFLLILAALLWGYRKREALYAATALLLGAYLTFVLKDLFAMPRPFQVAPDRVQVWLPGGEALGYGLPSGHALNAAAMWGTLAGMIRSGPFTFFAVLLILLVGLSRIVLGVHFPHDVVAGWAVGALVALATLRLFPGLVRRLPHSALSKATLAAGAVLALFLLHPTRETAVPLGAWLGMAWGVLVESQTSGGLDPGGAWMQRGIRLALGLVSLGAVYVLLGMAFTGLFGEAAGMPGLRLFRYLLVGLYVTAGAPLLFLRLGLARSQRTIEVPPTDPSPRDL, encoded by the coding sequence ATGCCCGACTGGATCCACTGGCAAATCGAGGGGATCGTTGCGCTGCAGGCGCTCCAGCCGCCCTGGGCCCTCCCGCTGTGGCGGGCGATCACCGGGCTGGGGGAGGAGCAGGCTTTCCTGCTTATCCTCGCCGCGTTGCTCTGGGGCTACCGGAAGCGGGAAGCGCTTTACGCCGCCACGGCATTGTTGCTGGGAGCCTATCTCACGTTCGTCCTCAAGGACCTCTTCGCCATGCCCCGGCCTTTCCAGGTCGCGCCCGACCGGGTGCAGGTGTGGCTGCCGGGCGGGGAGGCCCTGGGCTACGGGTTGCCCAGCGGGCACGCGCTGAACGCGGCGGCCATGTGGGGGACCCTGGCCGGGATGATCCGCAGCGGGCCCTTCACCTTCTTCGCGGTTCTCCTCATCCTGCTCGTCGGCCTCTCCCGCATCGTCCTGGGCGTGCACTTCCCGCACGATGTGGTGGCCGGCTGGGCCGTCGGGGCTCTGGTGGCGCTGGCAACCCTGCGTCTGTTCCCCGGGCTGGTTCGGCGCCTTCCTCATTCCGCCCTTTCGAAAGCGACCCTGGCTGCTGGGGCGGTCCTGGCGTTGTTCCTCCTCCACCCCACCCGGGAGACCGCCGTGCCGCTGGGCGCCTGGCTGGGGATGGCCTGGGGGGTCCTCGTGGAATCCCAGACCTCTGGGGGATTGGATCCCGGAGGAGCGTGGATGCAGCGCGGCATCCGGCTCGCGCTCGGCCTGGTCAGCCTGGGAGCGGTTTATGTTCTTCTGGGGATGGCCTTCACCGGCCTCTTCGGGGAGGCCGCCGGGATGCCCGGGCTCCGGTTATTCCGCTACCTCCTGGTTGGCCTCTACGTGACCGCCGGGGCGCCCCTCCTGTTCCTCCGGCTGGGGCTGGCCCGCTCGCAGAGGACGATAGAGGTCCCCCCGACGGATCCCTCCCCACGGGATCTCTAA
- a CDS encoding metal-dependent hydrolase, with translation MAVRVTWYGHAAFLLESDGKRILIDPFLSGNPLAPVKAEEVQADVIIITHGHADHVGDAVDIARRTGALVISNYEITSWFQSKGVQNVWALHIGGGRDFDFGRVKLTPALHGSVLPDGAYGGNPAGVLLYLGKHRIYHAGDTGLFGDMKLIGAEKLDLALLPIGDNFTMGPADALQAVRLLKPKVVIPMHYNTWELIQQDPHAWARKAKAAVKGLKVVVLEPGGTFELK, from the coding sequence ATGGCCGTTCGGGTCACCTGGTATGGCCACGCGGCGTTCCTCCTGGAGAGCGATGGCAAGCGCATCCTCATCGATCCTTTCCTGAGCGGCAACCCCCTGGCTCCGGTGAAGGCCGAGGAGGTGCAGGCCGATGTCATCATCATCACCCACGGCCACGCCGATCACGTGGGCGACGCGGTGGACATCGCCCGGCGGACCGGCGCGCTGGTGATCAGCAACTATGAGATCACCTCGTGGTTCCAGAGCAAGGGGGTGCAAAACGTCTGGGCGCTGCACATCGGCGGAGGCCGGGATTTCGACTTCGGCCGCGTCAAGCTGACCCCCGCCCTCCACGGCTCCGTCCTTCCGGATGGCGCCTATGGGGGGAACCCGGCGGGCGTCCTCCTGTATCTGGGCAAGCACCGCATCTACCATGCCGGCGACACCGGGCTCTTCGGGGATATGAAGCTGATCGGCGCGGAGAAGCTGGACCTGGCCCTGCTGCCCATCGGGGACAACTTCACCATGGGGCCCGCCGACGCCCTCCAGGCCGTCCGCCTGCTGAAGCCGAAGGTGGTCATCCCCATGCACTACAACACCTGGGAGCTGATCCAGCAGGACCCCCATGCCTGGGCCCGGAAGGCGAAGGCGGCGGTGAAGGGCCTCAAGGTGGTGGTGCTGGAGCCCGGCGGGACCTTCGAGCTGAAATGA